From Luteolibacter yonseiensis, the proteins below share one genomic window:
- a CDS encoding tetratricopeptide repeat protein, with protein MSGVPSPGDAKRFRIAFSFAGEKRDFVKQVADLLSSRFTKAKILYDKYHEAEFARNDLSIYLPNLYNRDSDLIVVVFCPDYDTKEWTGLEWLAIHDLLQQRRREEVLLSRFSRAQVDGLFRGAGFIELDDKSPEQTAKLILERLALNEGKPKEHYTKSTSAAPILKTSIPHNLPSLQPFFGREDELKKIADALDPDTRTYGALIDGPGGMGKTSLAVRAAHNVSPDVFKRIIFISLKTRELDDDGVRDLSGFILSGLVELLNELARELNRDEILKLPEDQRPRLLLDALRGTQTLLVLDNLESLTKSERDTLFTFVKKLPTGCKAILTSRGRIGSGAEELILEKLSENAALETLAELATRNPLLAQTGEAERLVLYRETAGKPLLLRWTAGQLGRGHCLTFTDALHFIRSCPEGNDPLEFIFGDLVEDFDDDETKALCALTYFTLPVKVEHVSAIAGLPETKIDRALRKLTVRSLAVPTDELSTFALVPMVADFLRKKKPEAVAETGDRLEKHAYALIVENGSYDHNRFPILEAGWPIIAPALPLFFAGDNTRILTVGIALRNFLYFQNRWDEWLAICEKGETKAMAGGDHAKAGWCAYFIGYVHHKRQQTNAVLTCADRANAHWVRAKAGAREFAFAKYLHGLHYDLKQDYAAAITAYYDAVELWRGLAPKSVDVALGLNALADAEKDFGDLAAAEGHYREALCVALGVGAAPNVAIITGNLATLHLSREDWPTAETLARKSLSLSETVNRHELIARDNRVLAHALLRQGKAADALPHARRAKEIYTRLGSPDLSAAQTTLAECEVSLAAE; from the coding sequence ATGTCTGGAGTTCCTTCCCCTGGTGATGCCAAGCGCTTTCGTATCGCTTTCTCATTTGCCGGAGAGAAACGGGATTTCGTCAAACAGGTTGCGGACCTACTCTCTTCCCGCTTCACCAAGGCGAAGATCCTTTATGACAAATATCACGAGGCCGAGTTCGCAAGAAATGACTTAAGCATCTACCTGCCGAATCTTTACAACCGCGATTCTGATCTCATCGTCGTGGTATTCTGCCCAGACTACGATACGAAAGAATGGACGGGTTTGGAGTGGCTGGCGATTCACGATCTCCTACAACAACGACGTCGCGAGGAAGTTCTGCTCTCTCGGTTCTCTCGCGCTCAAGTCGACGGCTTGTTCCGTGGAGCCGGATTCATCGAACTTGATGACAAAAGTCCAGAGCAAACCGCCAAACTGATTCTCGAACGCCTCGCTCTCAACGAAGGAAAGCCCAAAGAGCACTATACAAAATCCACATCCGCCGCCCCCATACTAAAAACATCCATCCCCCACAATCTCCCTTCTCTTCAACCCTTCTTCGGTCGTGAGGACGAGTTGAAAAAAATCGCCGATGCTCTCGATCCCGATACCCGCACTTATGGTGCGCTCATTGATGGACCAGGCGGGATGGGCAAGACATCCCTCGCCGTTCGCGCCGCTCATAATGTCTCGCCGGATGTATTTAAAAGGATCATCTTCATCTCCCTGAAAACCCGCGAACTCGACGACGATGGCGTGCGCGACCTCAGCGGATTCATCCTCTCCGGCCTCGTCGAACTTCTCAACGAACTCGCCCGTGAACTCAATCGCGATGAAATCCTCAAACTCCCCGAAGACCAACGCCCGCGACTGCTGCTTGACGCCTTGCGCGGCACGCAAACCCTCCTCGTCCTCGACAACCTTGAAAGCCTGACCAAGAGCGAGCGGGACACTCTTTTCACTTTCGTCAAAAAACTCCCAACCGGCTGCAAGGCGATCCTCACCAGTCGTGGCCGTATCGGCTCCGGTGCGGAGGAACTGATCCTTGAAAAACTCAGCGAGAACGCAGCCCTTGAAACCCTCGCCGAACTCGCCACCCGCAACCCGCTTCTTGCGCAAACCGGCGAAGCCGAGCGTCTCGTCCTCTACCGCGAGACCGCGGGCAAACCTCTCCTCCTCCGCTGGACCGCAGGCCAACTCGGACGCGGCCACTGCCTCACCTTCACCGATGCGTTACATTTCATCCGCTCCTGCCCGGAAGGAAATGACCCGCTCGAATTCATCTTCGGCGATCTCGTCGAGGACTTCGACGACGACGAAACAAAAGCCCTCTGTGCCCTTACCTACTTCACGCTTCCGGTCAAAGTAGAGCACGTCTCCGCTATCGCCGGGCTGCCGGAAACGAAAATCGACCGCGCGCTGCGCAAGCTCACCGTCCGCTCCCTCGCAGTCCCCACCGATGAGCTAAGCACCTTCGCCCTCGTGCCCATGGTCGCGGACTTCCTGCGGAAGAAAAAACCCGAGGCAGTGGCGGAAACCGGCGACCGTTTGGAAAAGCACGCCTATGCGTTAATCGTAGAAAACGGCTCCTATGACCATAACCGCTTTCCCATCCTCGAAGCAGGTTGGCCCATCATTGCCCCCGCCTTGCCTCTCTTCTTCGCTGGCGATAACACGCGCATCCTGACTGTCGGCATTGCACTTCGAAACTTTTTATATTTTCAGAACCGCTGGGATGAATGGTTGGCTATATGCGAAAAAGGCGAAACCAAGGCAATGGCCGGCGGCGATCACGCCAAGGCGGGCTGGTGTGCCTATTTTATAGGCTATGTGCATCATAAGCGTCAACAAACCAATGCCGTGCTCACCTGCGCCGACCGCGCGAACGCGCACTGGGTGCGGGCGAAGGCAGGTGCCCGAGAGTTCGCATTCGCCAAATATTTGCATGGCCTACACTATGACTTGAAACAGGACTACGCTGCCGCCATCACCGCCTACTACGATGCTGTTGAACTGTGGCGTGGTCTGGCACCCAAAAGTGTAGATGTGGCCCTGGGACTAAACGCTCTCGCCGATGCTGAGAAAGACTTCGGCGACCTGGCGGCGGCAGAGGGACATTATCGCGAGGCGCTGTGCGTAGCGTTGGGCGTCGGCGCAGCGCCGAACGTGGCGATCATCACTGGCAATCTGGCAACGTTGCACCTAAGCCGGGAAGATTGGCCGACAGCCGAAACCCTTGCGCGC